A genomic stretch from Malus domestica chromosome 15, GDT2T_hap1 includes:
- the LOC103400469 gene encoding uncharacterized protein: MTIDDESSVYIGGLPYDATEETVRRVFELYGNVIAVKIINDAATRGKCYGFVTFRNPRSAILAINEMDGRTVDGRVIRVNEVRSRGGRLSFGRERENFRRNAERGRNWDRSRHHERDFSRDRDRYKDRYTDQSRERDRDRSPEDVGEERDRRYEGERDYDHVRDHVLDIDLDQDRVAVDSDQGQSRNRNQGRERDRSLESDRDRDMDKTKSLDSTGDKDGDDQSRRWNGSNTVGRQSRDLISHPSDDYNVQVKEQLHRSMRRVEEIKNETILMEESIEEKEKLVLDLQKKSKKLEDALINAKKNSSHQKMKLTKLHKSFTQVKDYTEKLKSYEHELQLLVDTGMLEHSSDEVCLRDEILTIGNA, from the exons ATGACGATAGACGACGAGAGCTCCGTCTACATCGGAGGCCTTCCGTACGACGCCACCGAGGAAACCGTCCGCAGAGTCTTCGAGCTGTACGGTAACGTCATTGCCGTTAAG ATTATCAACGACGCGGCGACTCGAGGAAAATGCTATGGCTTTGTCACTTTCAGGAATCCTCGGTCGGCAATTCTCGCCATCAATGAGATGGATGGCAGG ACTGTTGATGGAAGAGTGATCAGAGTAAATGAAGTGAGGAGTAGAGGTGGAAGATTGAGTtttgggagagagagggagaatttCCGGCGGAATGCCGAGAGGGGGAGAAATTGGGATAGAAGTAGACACCATGAGAGGGATTTTAGTCGGGATAGGGACCGGTATAAGGATAGGTACACTGATCAGTCCAGGGAGCGTGACCGTGACAGGTCCCCTGAGGATGTTGGTGAAGAAAGGGATAGACGGTATGAGGGTGAACGCGATTATGATCACGTAAGGGACCATGTTTTGGATATAGATCTTGATCAGGATAGAGTTGCGGTAGATAGCGACCAAGGACAGAGCAGGAACCGTAATCAGGGTAGGGAAAGAGACCGATCTTTGGAGTCTGATAGGGATAGGGATATGGACAAAACCAAAAGCCTTGATAGCACAGGCGACAAGGATGGAGATGACCAGTCAAGGAGATGGAACGG TTCAAATACTGTTGGCCGACAAAGTCGGGACCTCATATCTCATCCAAGTGATGATTACAATGTTCAG GTAAAAGAACAGCTTCACAGATCCATGCGAAGGgttgaagaaattaaaaatgag ACTATTCTGATGGAGGAGAGCATAGAGGAGAAAGAAAAGCTTGTTTTGGATTTACAGAAGAAATCTAAG AAATTGGAGGATGCCTTGATAAATGCAAAGAAGAACTCTTCACACCAGAAGATGAAGCTAACCAAG CTACATAAATCCTTTACGCAAGTAAAAGATTACACTGAAAAACTTAAAAGCTATGAACACGAGCTCCAG TTGCTTGTTGATACAGGAATGTTGGAACATAGTAGCGATGAAGTTTGCTTGAGGGATGAAATCTTGACGATTGGCAATGCATGA
- the LOC103400468 gene encoding myb family transcription factor EFM-like, with product MASSPSELSLDCKPHSYSMLLKSFGDLQASHLHDQSQTQKLEEFLSRLEEERLKIDAFKRELPLSMQLLTTAVEASRQQLQAYRTNNIQGQNRPVLEEFIPLKHSNSEGSEIPTNATSDKANWMTSAQLWSQATDHNPNATSKPQSTITTGPKETDIGFRVSPKLGLETKQHRSYGGGAFLPFSKDRSPTLRPLPELALASPENNKSEIVLEDKTNHHENGNINSSSAAGNCNEQGKLLGAGGINNSSEGQNGQTTTTAGAGATTTPTQTHRKARRCWSPDLHRRFVNALQMLGGSQVATPKQIRELMKVDGLTNDEVKSHLQKYRLHTRRPSPSPHAGGGPTPQLVVLGGIWVPPEYATAAHNGSAALYSPHPASHAPPHYCATPMPQDFYATQQQQQLHHHTLQHQLHVYRTSTASHTQSSPESDGRGAGDRSESIEDGKSESGSWKGTESGDHVNMNGGDQRNGGLTARRSEDGEDSNGSQITLKF from the exons ATGGCATCGTCACCTTCGGAGCTGAGCCTGGACTGCAAGCCCCACAGCTACTCCATGCTCCTCAAATCCTTTGGGGACCTGCAGGCGTCTCATCTCCACGACCAGTCTCAGACTCAGAAGCTTGAAGAGTTCCTCTCCCGCCTTGAAGAAGAACGTCTCAAAATCGACGCTTTCAAGCGCGAGCTTCCTCTTTCCATGCAACTCCTCACCACTG cTGTGGAGGCTTCAAGGCAGCAGCTACAGGCATATAGAACAAACAATATTCAAGGCCAAAACAGGCCCGTGCTTGAAGAGTTCATACCCCTAAAGCATTCAAACTCTGAAGGCTCAGAAATTCCTACCAACGCTACTTCTGATAAGGCAAACTGGATGACCTCCGCCCAACTTTGGAGCCAAGCAACTGATCATAACCCTAATGCAACGTCTAAACCCCAATCCACCATAACAACGGGCCCTAAAGAAACAGATATCGGATTCCGCGTCAGCCCCAAACTAGGGTTAGAAACCAAGCAGCACAGATCCTACGGTGGAGGAGCTTTCCTTCCGTTTTCAAAAGACCGCAGCCCTACTTTGCGGCCTCTTCCGGAACTCGCTCTCGCCTCTCCAGAAAACAATAAATCAGAGATAGTATTGGAGGACAAGACTAATCATCATGAGAATGGAAATATTAATTCATCATCAGCTGCAGGGAATTGTAATGAACAAGGTAAATTATTAGGAGCTGGTGGAATTAATAATAGCTCGGAGGGACAAAATGGACAAACAACAACTACAGCCGGCGCCGGCGCCACCACCACCCCAACTCAAACCCATAGAAAGGCACGGAGGTGTTGGTCTCCGGACTTGCACCGCAGATTCGTCAATGCCCTTCAAATGCTTGGTGGTTCTCAAG TGGCGACCCCAAAACAGATCAGAGAGCTGATGAAGGTTGACGGTTTGACCAATGATGAAGTTAAAAGTCATCTGCAG AAGTACAGGCTCCACACAAGGCGACCGAGCCCAAGCCCCCATGCAGGCGGAGGACCAACGCCGCAGCTAGTAGTGTTAGGCGGCATCTGGGTGCCGCCGGAGTACGCCACTGCAGCCCACAACGGTTCTGCGGCTCTTTACAGCCCGCACCCGGCCTCCCATGCACCACCGCACTACTGCGCCACCCCAATGCCACAAGACTTCTACGCcacgcagcagcagcagcagctgcaCCACCACACTCTCCAACACCAGCTCCACGTGTACCGGACGTCCACCGCCTCCCACACCCAGAGCTCCCCGGAATCCGACGGCCGTGGGGCGGGAGACAGGTCAGAGAGCATTGAGGACGGAAAGTCGGAGAGCGGCAGCTGGAAGGGGACTGAGAGTGGTGATCATGTTAATATGAACGGTGGAGATCAGAGAAACGGAGGGTTGACTGCACGGCGGTCGGAAGACGGTGAGGACAGTAACGGAAGTCAGATCACGCTCAAGTTCTGA